One region of Candidatus Desulfatibia profunda genomic DNA includes:
- a CDS encoding VOC family protein: MQSLSFKSTNTILYCEKWQETLAFYKDILKLPINFSTGWFAEFKLTDTANLSIADESKASLKSNRGAGITLTFQVEDINEIRQILHDIGSTPGPIKEHAWGAQVFYLFDPEGHRLEFWSQTDSTSRR; encoded by the coding sequence ATGCAAAGCCTTTCATTTAAAAGCACCAACACAATTCTTTATTGTGAAAAATGGCAAGAGACGCTGGCCTTCTATAAGGACATATTAAAACTGCCAATAAACTTTTCCACGGGTTGGTTTGCAGAATTTAAGTTAACGGATACCGCCAATTTAAGTATCGCCGATGAGAGCAAGGCCAGCCTTAAGAGCAACAGGGGGGCCGGTATTACGCTTACTTTTCAAGTAGAAGACATCAATGAAATCAGACAAATTTTACATGACATTGGTTCAACTCCAGGACCCATCAAAGAACACGCCTGGGGAGCGCAGGTGTTTTATTTGTTTGATCCGGAAGGACATCGCCTAGAATTTTGGTCGCAAACGGATTCCACGTCCCGCCGGTAG